A region of Allocoleopsis franciscana PCC 7113 DNA encodes the following proteins:
- a CDS encoding BON domain-containing protein, with product MGWLQRLFGMGKPKDAQVNPPVQAAPQTTAQAPASTNAETIAPERVGLNGEYDQSGLAKRVALAFDEDPDLADEERLWVAQTSGTIVLKGEVSDQATLNKMTSIARGVNGCTAVDTSQVKVG from the coding sequence ATGGGTTGGTTACAAAGACTGTTTGGTATGGGAAAACCCAAGGACGCTCAGGTTAACCCTCCTGTCCAGGCTGCACCTCAAACGACAGCTCAAGCGCCTGCGAGTACTAACGCCGAAACCATTGCCCCAGAACGTGTTGGTTTAAACGGAGAATACGATCAAAGCGGTCTTGCCAAGCGAGTTGCCTTAGCTTTTGACGAAGATCCCGATCTCGCTGATGAAGAGCGCCTGTGGGTAGCCCAGACTAGCGGGACTATCGTGTTAAAAGGCGAAGTCTCTGACCAAGCGACCCTGAACAAAATGACGAGTATTGCCAGAGGCGTTAATGGTTGCACTGCCGTAGACACCAGTCAAGTGAAAGTGGGTTAA
- a CDS encoding BON domain-containing protein, protein MGWLQRLFGMEKPAEAQVDPAPVEAAPDGGEIPPERVGLSGEYDQSGLAKRVALAFDQEPDLADEERLWVAQTGGTVVLKGEVSDQATLDKMVSVAQGVSGATSVATDQVTVG, encoded by the coding sequence ATGGGTTGGTTACAAAGACTATTTGGAATGGAAAAACCAGCAGAGGCTCAGGTTGACCCTGCGCCTGTAGAAGCGGCACCTGACGGCGGAGAAATTCCTCCAGAGCGTGTTGGTTTAAGCGGAGAATATGACCAAAGTGGTCTTGCCAAGCGGGTCGCCTTAGCTTTTGACCAAGAACCCGATCTCGCTGATGAAGAACGCCTGTGGGTTGCTCAAACTGGGGGCACTGTAGTTTTAAAGGGTGAAGTCTCTGACCAAGCAACTCTTGACAAAATGGTGAGTGTTGCCCAAGGCGTTAGCGGTGCTACTAGCGTTGCAACTGATCAAGTTACTGTTGGTTAA